Proteins encoded within one genomic window of Pongo pygmaeus isolate AG05252 chromosome 18, NHGRI_mPonPyg2-v2.0_pri, whole genome shotgun sequence:
- the PLEKHG4 gene encoding puratrophin-1 isoform X3 has translation MERPLENGDESPDSQGHATDWRFAVCSFRDAWEEEEPASQMHVKDPGPPRPPAGATQDEELQGSPLSRKLQLPPAADELGDAQRGTVERSSVVSEEPGPSGVESLLCPMSSHLSLAQGESDTPGVGLVGDPGPSRVMPSGLSPGALDSDPVGLGDPLSETSSKLLEAAPTGSGLPKPTDCLLAQDLCWELLASGMATLPGSQEGLEAVEVEWPNAAGVHCFLPTGTRDVQGRAVLLLCAHSPAWLQSECSSQELIRLLLYLRSIPRAEVQALGLTVLVDARICSPSSSLFSGLSQLQEAVPGAVYQVLLVGSTLLKEVPSGLQLEQLPSQSLLTHIPTAGLPTSLGGGLPYCHQAWLDFRREVGRLLQQTEVLMQQVLDSPRLAWLQCQGGRELTWLKKEVPEVTLSPDYRTAMDKADELYDRVDGLLHQLTLQSNQRIQALELVQTLEAREGGLHQIEVWLQQVGWPALQEPGEPSLDMLLRAQGPFQELYQVAQEQVRQGEKFLQPLTGWEAAELGPHGARFLALRAQLTEFSRALAQRCQRLTDAERLFQLFREALTWAEEGQRLLAELEQERPGVVLQQLQLHWTRHPDLPPAHFRKMWALATGLSSEAIRQECRWAWARCQDTWLALDQKLEASLKLPPVGSTASLCVSQVPAAPAHPPLRKAYSFDRNLGQSLSEPARHCHHAATIAACRRPEAGGGALPQASPTVPPPGSSDPRSPNRLQLVLAEMVATEREYVRALEYTMENYFPELDRPDVPQGLRGQRAHLFGNLEKLRDFHCHFFLRELEACTRHPPRVAYAFLRHRVQFGMYALYSKNKPRSDALMSSYGHTFFKDKQQALGDHLDLASYLLKPIQRMGKYALLLQELARACGGPTQELSALREAQSLVHFQLRHGNDLLAMDAIQGCDVNLKEQGQLVRQDEFVVRTGRHKSVRRIFLFEELLLFSKPRHGPTGVDTFAYKRSFKMADLGLTECCGDSNLRFEIWFRRRKARDTFVLQASSLAIKQAWTADISRLLWRQAVHNKEVRMAEMVSMGVGNKAFRDIAPSEEAINDRTVNYVLKCREVRSRASIAVAPFDHDSLYLGALNSLPGNPASCSVLGSLNLHLYRDPALLGLRCPLYPNFSEESALEAEAELGGQPSLTAEDSEVSSQCPSASGSSGSDSSCVSRQALGRGLEDLPCV, from the exons ATGGAAAGGCCCCTGGAGAATGGGGATGAGTCCCCAGACTCTCAGGGCCATGCCACCGACTGGAGATTTGCTGTGTGCAGTTTCAGGGATGCCTGGGAAGAGGAGGAACCTGCTTCCCAGATGCACGTTAAGGACCCGGGTCCTCCAAGACCACCAGCCGGGGCCACCCAGGATGAGGAGCTACAAGGCAGCCCCTTGTCCAGGAAACTCCAGTTACCCCCAGCTGCAGATGAGTTGGGGGATGCCCAGAGGGGCACAGTAGAAAGGTCCTCAGTCGTGTCAGAAGAGCCAGGCCCCTCTGGAGTGGAGAGCCTCCTATGCCCcatgtcctcccacctcagcttggCACAGGGTGAGAGTGACACCCCAGGGGTAGGGTTGGTAGGGGACCCAGGTCCAAGCAGGGTGATGCCATCTGGCTTGAGCCCTGGGGCATTGGACAGCGACCCTGTGGGCCTTGGAGACCCTTTATCAGAGACATCATCAAAGCTGCTGGAGGCAG CCCCCACTGGATCTGGCCTCCCTAAGCCTACTGACTGCCTCCTGGCCCAAGACCTCTGTTGGGAGCTGCTGGCCAGTGGTATGGCCACCTTGCCAGGTAGCCAGGAGGGCCTAGAGGCGGTGGAGGTGGAGTGGCCCAATGCGGCAGGAGTTCACTGCTTCCTTCCCACAGGGACTCGGGATGTCCAAGGCCGGGCAGTGCTGCTTCTGTGTGCCCACAGCCCAGCCTGGCTTCAGTCTGAGTGCAGCAGCCAGGAACTCATCCGCCTCCTGTTGTACCTTCGAAGCATCCCCAG GGCCGAAGTACAGGCACTGGGACTGACAGTGCTAGTTGATGCCCGAATTTGTTCCCCAagttcttccctcttctctgggCTCAGCCAACTACAA GAAGCAGTCCCAGGGGCCGTGTACCAGGTGCTGCTAGTGGGAAGCACGCTGCTGAAGGAAGTGCCTTCCGGGCTGCAG CTGGAGCAGTTGCCCTCTCAGAGCCTGCTGACCCACATCCCAACGGCAGGACTGCCCACTTCGCTAGGAGGAGGCCTGCCTtactgccaccaggcctggctggatTTCCGGAGG GAGGTTGGTCGGCTGCTACAGCAGACAGAGGTCCTGATGCAGCAGGTGCTAGACTCGCCACGGCTGGCATGGCTACAATGCCAGGGGGGCCGGGAGCTGACGTGGCTGAAGAAAGAGGTCCCAGAGGTGACCCTGAGCCCAGACTACAG GACGGCAATGGACAAGGCTGACGAGCTATATGACCGGGTGGATGGATTGCTGCACCAACTGACCCTGCAGAGCAACCAGCGAATACAGGCCCTAGAATTGGTCCAAACACTGGAGGCCCGGGAAGGCGGACTGCACCAG ATTGAAGTGTGGCTGCAGCAGGTGGGCTGGCCAGCACTGCAGGAGCCTGGGGAGCCCTCGCTGGACATGCTGCTCCGGGCCCAAGGCCCTTTTCAGGAGCTGTACCAGGTTGCCCAG GAGCAGGTCAGGCAAGGGGAGAAGTTTCTGCAGCCGCTGACTGGCTGGGAGGCGGCTGAACTGGGCCCCCATGGGGCACGCTTTCTGGCCCTGCGAGCCCAGCTGACTGAATTCTCTAGGGCTTTGGCCCAGCGGTGCCAGCGGCTGACGGATGCTGAGAGGCTGTTTCAGCTCTTCAGGGAG GCCTTGACGTGGGCTGAGGAGGGGCAGCGACTGTTGGCAGAGCTGGAGCAGGAACGCCCGGGGGTTGTGTtgcagcagctgcagctgcactGGACCAGGCACCCTGACTTGCCTCCTGCCCACTTCCGAAAGATGTGGGCTCTGGCCACGGGGCTGAGCTCAGAGGCCATCCGCCAGGAGTGCCGCTGGGCCTGGGCGCGGTGCCAGGACACCTGGCTGGCCCTGGACCAAAAGCTTGAGGCTTCACTGAAGCTACCACCGGTGGGCAGTACAGCTAGCCTGTGTGTCAGCCAGGTCCCCGCTGCACCTGCCCACCCTCCCCTGAGGAAGGCCTACAGCTTCGATCGGAATCTGGGGCAGAGTCTCAGTGAACCTGCCCGCCACTGCCACCATGCGGCCACTATTGCTGCCTGCCGCAgaccagaggctggaggaggtgcCCTGCCCCAGGCATCCCCTACTGTGCCTCCACCAGGCAGCTCTGACCCCAGGAGCCCCAACAG GCTACAGCTGGTGCTGGCAGAGATGGTGGCCACGGAGCGGGAGTATGTCCGGGCTCTAGAGTACACTATGGAAAACTATTTCCCCGAGCTGGATCGCCCCGATGTGCCCCAGGGCCTCCGCGGCCAGCGTGCCCACCTCTTTGGAAACCTGGAGAAGCTGCGGGACTTCCACTGCCACTTCTTCCTGCGTGAGCTGGAGGCTTGCACCCGGCACCCACCACGAGTGGCCTATGCCTTCCTGCGCCAC AGGGTGCAGTTTGGGATGTACGCACTCTACAGCAAGAATAAGCCTCGCTCCGATGCCCTGATGTCAAGCTATGGGCACACCTTCTTCAAG GACAAGCAGCAAGCACTGGGGGACCACTTGGACCTGGCCTCCTACCTGCTAAAGCCCATCCAGCGCATGGGCAAGTACGCACTGCTGCTGCAGGAGCTGGCACGGGCCTGCGGGGGCCCCACGCAGGAGCTCAGTGCGCTGCGGGAGGCCCAGAGCCTTGTGCACTTCCAGCTGCGGCACGGAAACGACCTGCTGGCCATGGACGCCATCCAGGGCTGTGAT GTTAACCTCAAGGAACAGGGGCAGCTGGTGCGACAGGACGAGTTTGTGGTGCGCACTGGGCGCCACAAGTCCGTGCGCCGCATCTTCCTTTTTGAGGAGCTGCTGCTCTTCAGCAAGCCTCGCCATGGGCCCACAGGGGTTGACACGTTTGCCTACAAGCGCTCCTTCAAG ATGGCAGACCTTGGTCTCACTGAGTGCTGTGGGGACAGCAACCTGCGCTTCGAGATCTGGTTCCGCCGCCGCAAGGCCAGGGACACCTTTGTGCTGCAGGCCTCCAGCCTGGCCATCAAGCAGGCCTGGACGGCTGACATCTCCCGCCTGCTTTGGAGGCAGGCCGTCCACAACAAGG AGGTGCGTATGGCTGAGATGGTGTCCATGGGTGTGGGGAACAAGGCCTTCCGAGACATTGCTCCCAGCGAGGAAGCCATCAACGACCGTACCGTCAACTATGTCCTGAAGTGCCGAG AAGTTCGCTCTCGGGCGTCCATTGCCGTGGCCCCGTTTGACCATGACAGCCTCTACCTGGGGGCCTTGAACTCCCTTCCTGGAAACCCTGCCTCTTGCTCTGTTCTGGGGTCCCTCAACCTGCACCTGTACAGAGACCCAGCTCTTCTGGGTCTCCGCTGTCCCCTGTATCCCAACTTCTCAGAGGAATCagcactggaggctgaggcagagctggGCGGCCAGCCCTCTTTGA CTGCTGAGGACTCAGAGGTCTCGTCCCAATGCCCATCAGCCAGTGGCTCCAGTGGCTCTGACAGCAGCTGTGTGTCACGGCAGGCCCTGGGTAGGGGCCTCGAGGACTTACCCTGT GTCTGA
- the PLEKHG4 gene encoding puratrophin-1 isoform X1 — protein MERPLENGDESPDSQGHATDWRFAVCSFRDAWEEEEPASQMHVKDPGPPRPPAGATQDEELQGSPLSRKLQLPPAADELGDAQRGTVERSSVVSEEPGPSGVESLLCPMSSHLSLAQGESDTPGVGLVGDPGPSRVMPSGLSPGALDSDPVGLGDPLSETSSKLLEAAPTGSGLPKPTDCLLAQDLCWELLASGMATLPGSQEGLEAVEVEWPNAAGVHCFLPTGTRDVQGRAVLLLCAHSPAWLQSECSSQELIRLLLYLRSIPRAEVQALGLTVLVDARICSPSSSLFSGLSQLQEAVPGAVYQVLLVGSTLLKEVPSGLQLEQLPSQSLLTHIPTAGLPTSLGGGLPYCHQAWLDFRRRLEALLQNCQAACALLQGAIESVKAMPQPMEPGEVGRLLQQTEVLMQQVLDSPRLAWLQCQGGRELTWLKKEVPEVTLSPDYRTAMDKADELYDRVDGLLHQLTLQSNQRIQALELVQTLEAREGGLHQIEVWLQQVGWPALQEPGEPSLDMLLRAQGPFQELYQVAQEQVRQGEKFLQPLTGWEAAELGPHGARFLALRAQLTEFSRALAQRCQRLTDAERLFQLFREALTWAEEGQRLLAELEQERPGVVLQQLQLHWTRHPDLPPAHFRKMWALATGLSSEAIRQECRWAWARCQDTWLALDQKLEASLKLPPVGSTASLCVSQVPAAPAHPPLRKAYSFDRNLGQSLSEPARHCHHAATIAACRRPEAGGGALPQASPTVPPPGSSDPRSPNRLQLVLAEMVATEREYVRALEYTMENYFPELDRPDVPQGLRGQRAHLFGNLEKLRDFHCHFFLRELEACTRHPPRVAYAFLRHRVQFGMYALYSKNKPRSDALMSSYGHTFFKDKQQALGDHLDLASYLLKPIQRMGKYALLLQELARACGGPTQELSALREAQSLVHFQLRHGNDLLAMDAIQGCDVNLKEQGQLVRQDEFVVRTGRHKSVRRIFLFEELLLFSKPRHGPTGVDTFAYKRSFKMADLGLTECCGDSNLRFEIWFRRRKARDTFVLQASSLAIKQAWTADISRLLWRQAVHNKEVRMAEMVSMGVGNKAFRDIAPSEEAINDRTVNYVLKCREVRSRASIAVAPFDHDSLYLGALNSLPGNPASCSVLGSLNLHLYRDPALLGLRCPLYPNFSEESALEAEAELGGQPSLTAEDSEVSSQCPSASGSSGSDSSCVSRQALGRGLEDLPCV, from the exons ATGGAAAGGCCCCTGGAGAATGGGGATGAGTCCCCAGACTCTCAGGGCCATGCCACCGACTGGAGATTTGCTGTGTGCAGTTTCAGGGATGCCTGGGAAGAGGAGGAACCTGCTTCCCAGATGCACGTTAAGGACCCGGGTCCTCCAAGACCACCAGCCGGGGCCACCCAGGATGAGGAGCTACAAGGCAGCCCCTTGTCCAGGAAACTCCAGTTACCCCCAGCTGCAGATGAGTTGGGGGATGCCCAGAGGGGCACAGTAGAAAGGTCCTCAGTCGTGTCAGAAGAGCCAGGCCCCTCTGGAGTGGAGAGCCTCCTATGCCCcatgtcctcccacctcagcttggCACAGGGTGAGAGTGACACCCCAGGGGTAGGGTTGGTAGGGGACCCAGGTCCAAGCAGGGTGATGCCATCTGGCTTGAGCCCTGGGGCATTGGACAGCGACCCTGTGGGCCTTGGAGACCCTTTATCAGAGACATCATCAAAGCTGCTGGAGGCAG CCCCCACTGGATCTGGCCTCCCTAAGCCTACTGACTGCCTCCTGGCCCAAGACCTCTGTTGGGAGCTGCTGGCCAGTGGTATGGCCACCTTGCCAGGTAGCCAGGAGGGCCTAGAGGCGGTGGAGGTGGAGTGGCCCAATGCGGCAGGAGTTCACTGCTTCCTTCCCACAGGGACTCGGGATGTCCAAGGCCGGGCAGTGCTGCTTCTGTGTGCCCACAGCCCAGCCTGGCTTCAGTCTGAGTGCAGCAGCCAGGAACTCATCCGCCTCCTGTTGTACCTTCGAAGCATCCCCAG GGCCGAAGTACAGGCACTGGGACTGACAGTGCTAGTTGATGCCCGAATTTGTTCCCCAagttcttccctcttctctgggCTCAGCCAACTACAA GAAGCAGTCCCAGGGGCCGTGTACCAGGTGCTGCTAGTGGGAAGCACGCTGCTGAAGGAAGTGCCTTCCGGGCTGCAG CTGGAGCAGTTGCCCTCTCAGAGCCTGCTGACCCACATCCCAACGGCAGGACTGCCCACTTCGCTAGGAGGAGGCCTGCCTtactgccaccaggcctggctggatTTCCGGAGG CGGCTGGAAGCTCTACTACAGAACTGCCAGGCAGCTTGTGCCCTGCTCCAGGGGGCCATCGAAAGTGTGAAGGCTATGCCCCAGCCCATGGAGCCGGGG GAGGTTGGTCGGCTGCTACAGCAGACAGAGGTCCTGATGCAGCAGGTGCTAGACTCGCCACGGCTGGCATGGCTACAATGCCAGGGGGGCCGGGAGCTGACGTGGCTGAAGAAAGAGGTCCCAGAGGTGACCCTGAGCCCAGACTACAG GACGGCAATGGACAAGGCTGACGAGCTATATGACCGGGTGGATGGATTGCTGCACCAACTGACCCTGCAGAGCAACCAGCGAATACAGGCCCTAGAATTGGTCCAAACACTGGAGGCCCGGGAAGGCGGACTGCACCAG ATTGAAGTGTGGCTGCAGCAGGTGGGCTGGCCAGCACTGCAGGAGCCTGGGGAGCCCTCGCTGGACATGCTGCTCCGGGCCCAAGGCCCTTTTCAGGAGCTGTACCAGGTTGCCCAG GAGCAGGTCAGGCAAGGGGAGAAGTTTCTGCAGCCGCTGACTGGCTGGGAGGCGGCTGAACTGGGCCCCCATGGGGCACGCTTTCTGGCCCTGCGAGCCCAGCTGACTGAATTCTCTAGGGCTTTGGCCCAGCGGTGCCAGCGGCTGACGGATGCTGAGAGGCTGTTTCAGCTCTTCAGGGAG GCCTTGACGTGGGCTGAGGAGGGGCAGCGACTGTTGGCAGAGCTGGAGCAGGAACGCCCGGGGGTTGTGTtgcagcagctgcagctgcactGGACCAGGCACCCTGACTTGCCTCCTGCCCACTTCCGAAAGATGTGGGCTCTGGCCACGGGGCTGAGCTCAGAGGCCATCCGCCAGGAGTGCCGCTGGGCCTGGGCGCGGTGCCAGGACACCTGGCTGGCCCTGGACCAAAAGCTTGAGGCTTCACTGAAGCTACCACCGGTGGGCAGTACAGCTAGCCTGTGTGTCAGCCAGGTCCCCGCTGCACCTGCCCACCCTCCCCTGAGGAAGGCCTACAGCTTCGATCGGAATCTGGGGCAGAGTCTCAGTGAACCTGCCCGCCACTGCCACCATGCGGCCACTATTGCTGCCTGCCGCAgaccagaggctggaggaggtgcCCTGCCCCAGGCATCCCCTACTGTGCCTCCACCAGGCAGCTCTGACCCCAGGAGCCCCAACAG GCTACAGCTGGTGCTGGCAGAGATGGTGGCCACGGAGCGGGAGTATGTCCGGGCTCTAGAGTACACTATGGAAAACTATTTCCCCGAGCTGGATCGCCCCGATGTGCCCCAGGGCCTCCGCGGCCAGCGTGCCCACCTCTTTGGAAACCTGGAGAAGCTGCGGGACTTCCACTGCCACTTCTTCCTGCGTGAGCTGGAGGCTTGCACCCGGCACCCACCACGAGTGGCCTATGCCTTCCTGCGCCAC AGGGTGCAGTTTGGGATGTACGCACTCTACAGCAAGAATAAGCCTCGCTCCGATGCCCTGATGTCAAGCTATGGGCACACCTTCTTCAAG GACAAGCAGCAAGCACTGGGGGACCACTTGGACCTGGCCTCCTACCTGCTAAAGCCCATCCAGCGCATGGGCAAGTACGCACTGCTGCTGCAGGAGCTGGCACGGGCCTGCGGGGGCCCCACGCAGGAGCTCAGTGCGCTGCGGGAGGCCCAGAGCCTTGTGCACTTCCAGCTGCGGCACGGAAACGACCTGCTGGCCATGGACGCCATCCAGGGCTGTGAT GTTAACCTCAAGGAACAGGGGCAGCTGGTGCGACAGGACGAGTTTGTGGTGCGCACTGGGCGCCACAAGTCCGTGCGCCGCATCTTCCTTTTTGAGGAGCTGCTGCTCTTCAGCAAGCCTCGCCATGGGCCCACAGGGGTTGACACGTTTGCCTACAAGCGCTCCTTCAAG ATGGCAGACCTTGGTCTCACTGAGTGCTGTGGGGACAGCAACCTGCGCTTCGAGATCTGGTTCCGCCGCCGCAAGGCCAGGGACACCTTTGTGCTGCAGGCCTCCAGCCTGGCCATCAAGCAGGCCTGGACGGCTGACATCTCCCGCCTGCTTTGGAGGCAGGCCGTCCACAACAAGG AGGTGCGTATGGCTGAGATGGTGTCCATGGGTGTGGGGAACAAGGCCTTCCGAGACATTGCTCCCAGCGAGGAAGCCATCAACGACCGTACCGTCAACTATGTCCTGAAGTGCCGAG AAGTTCGCTCTCGGGCGTCCATTGCCGTGGCCCCGTTTGACCATGACAGCCTCTACCTGGGGGCCTTGAACTCCCTTCCTGGAAACCCTGCCTCTTGCTCTGTTCTGGGGTCCCTCAACCTGCACCTGTACAGAGACCCAGCTCTTCTGGGTCTCCGCTGTCCCCTGTATCCCAACTTCTCAGAGGAATCagcactggaggctgaggcagagctggGCGGCCAGCCCTCTTTGA CTGCTGAGGACTCAGAGGTCTCGTCCCAATGCCCATCAGCCAGTGGCTCCAGTGGCTCTGACAGCAGCTGTGTGTCACGGCAGGCCCTGGGTAGGGGCCTCGAGGACTTACCCTGT GTCTGA
- the PLEKHG4 gene encoding puratrophin-1 isoform X2 encodes MERPLENGDESPDSQGHATDWRFAVCSFRDAWEEEEPASQMHVKDPGPPRPPAGATQDEELQGSPLSRKLQLPPAADELGDAQRGTVERSSVVSEEPGPSGVESLLCPMSSHLSLAQGESDTPGVGLVGDPGPSRVMPSGLSPGALDSDPVGLGDPLSETSSKLLEAAPTGSGLPKPTDCLLAQDLCWELLASGMATLPGTRDVQGRAVLLLCAHSPAWLQSECSSQELIRLLLYLRSIPRAEVQALGLTVLVDARICSPSSSLFSGLSQLQEAVPGAVYQVLLVGSTLLKEVPSGLQLEQLPSQSLLTHIPTAGLPTSLGGGLPYCHQAWLDFRRRLEALLQNCQAACALLQGAIESVKAMPQPMEPGEVGRLLQQTEVLMQQVLDSPRLAWLQCQGGRELTWLKKEVPEVTLSPDYRTAMDKADELYDRVDGLLHQLTLQSNQRIQALELVQTLEAREGGLHQIEVWLQQVGWPALQEPGEPSLDMLLRAQGPFQELYQVAQEQVRQGEKFLQPLTGWEAAELGPHGARFLALRAQLTEFSRALAQRCQRLTDAERLFQLFREALTWAEEGQRLLAELEQERPGVVLQQLQLHWTRHPDLPPAHFRKMWALATGLSSEAIRQECRWAWARCQDTWLALDQKLEASLKLPPVGSTASLCVSQVPAAPAHPPLRKAYSFDRNLGQSLSEPARHCHHAATIAACRRPEAGGGALPQASPTVPPPGSSDPRSPNRLQLVLAEMVATEREYVRALEYTMENYFPELDRPDVPQGLRGQRAHLFGNLEKLRDFHCHFFLRELEACTRHPPRVAYAFLRHRVQFGMYALYSKNKPRSDALMSSYGHTFFKDKQQALGDHLDLASYLLKPIQRMGKYALLLQELARACGGPTQELSALREAQSLVHFQLRHGNDLLAMDAIQGCDVNLKEQGQLVRQDEFVVRTGRHKSVRRIFLFEELLLFSKPRHGPTGVDTFAYKRSFKMADLGLTECCGDSNLRFEIWFRRRKARDTFVLQASSLAIKQAWTADISRLLWRQAVHNKEVRMAEMVSMGVGNKAFRDIAPSEEAINDRTVNYVLKCREVRSRASIAVAPFDHDSLYLGALNSLPGNPASCSVLGSLNLHLYRDPALLGLRCPLYPNFSEESALEAEAELGGQPSLTAEDSEVSSQCPSASGSSGSDSSCVSRQALGRGLEDLPCV; translated from the exons ATGGAAAGGCCCCTGGAGAATGGGGATGAGTCCCCAGACTCTCAGGGCCATGCCACCGACTGGAGATTTGCTGTGTGCAGTTTCAGGGATGCCTGGGAAGAGGAGGAACCTGCTTCCCAGATGCACGTTAAGGACCCGGGTCCTCCAAGACCACCAGCCGGGGCCACCCAGGATGAGGAGCTACAAGGCAGCCCCTTGTCCAGGAAACTCCAGTTACCCCCAGCTGCAGATGAGTTGGGGGATGCCCAGAGGGGCACAGTAGAAAGGTCCTCAGTCGTGTCAGAAGAGCCAGGCCCCTCTGGAGTGGAGAGCCTCCTATGCCCcatgtcctcccacctcagcttggCACAGGGTGAGAGTGACACCCCAGGGGTAGGGTTGGTAGGGGACCCAGGTCCAAGCAGGGTGATGCCATCTGGCTTGAGCCCTGGGGCATTGGACAGCGACCCTGTGGGCCTTGGAGACCCTTTATCAGAGACATCATCAAAGCTGCTGGAGGCAG CCCCCACTGGATCTGGCCTCCCTAAGCCTACTGACTGCCTCCTGGCCCAAGACCTCTGTTGGGAGCTGCTGGCCAGTGGTATGGCCACCTTGCCAG GGACTCGGGATGTCCAAGGCCGGGCAGTGCTGCTTCTGTGTGCCCACAGCCCAGCCTGGCTTCAGTCTGAGTGCAGCAGCCAGGAACTCATCCGCCTCCTGTTGTACCTTCGAAGCATCCCCAG GGCCGAAGTACAGGCACTGGGACTGACAGTGCTAGTTGATGCCCGAATTTGTTCCCCAagttcttccctcttctctgggCTCAGCCAACTACAA GAAGCAGTCCCAGGGGCCGTGTACCAGGTGCTGCTAGTGGGAAGCACGCTGCTGAAGGAAGTGCCTTCCGGGCTGCAG CTGGAGCAGTTGCCCTCTCAGAGCCTGCTGACCCACATCCCAACGGCAGGACTGCCCACTTCGCTAGGAGGAGGCCTGCCTtactgccaccaggcctggctggatTTCCGGAGG CGGCTGGAAGCTCTACTACAGAACTGCCAGGCAGCTTGTGCCCTGCTCCAGGGGGCCATCGAAAGTGTGAAGGCTATGCCCCAGCCCATGGAGCCGGGG GAGGTTGGTCGGCTGCTACAGCAGACAGAGGTCCTGATGCAGCAGGTGCTAGACTCGCCACGGCTGGCATGGCTACAATGCCAGGGGGGCCGGGAGCTGACGTGGCTGAAGAAAGAGGTCCCAGAGGTGACCCTGAGCCCAGACTACAG GACGGCAATGGACAAGGCTGACGAGCTATATGACCGGGTGGATGGATTGCTGCACCAACTGACCCTGCAGAGCAACCAGCGAATACAGGCCCTAGAATTGGTCCAAACACTGGAGGCCCGGGAAGGCGGACTGCACCAG ATTGAAGTGTGGCTGCAGCAGGTGGGCTGGCCAGCACTGCAGGAGCCTGGGGAGCCCTCGCTGGACATGCTGCTCCGGGCCCAAGGCCCTTTTCAGGAGCTGTACCAGGTTGCCCAG GAGCAGGTCAGGCAAGGGGAGAAGTTTCTGCAGCCGCTGACTGGCTGGGAGGCGGCTGAACTGGGCCCCCATGGGGCACGCTTTCTGGCCCTGCGAGCCCAGCTGACTGAATTCTCTAGGGCTTTGGCCCAGCGGTGCCAGCGGCTGACGGATGCTGAGAGGCTGTTTCAGCTCTTCAGGGAG GCCTTGACGTGGGCTGAGGAGGGGCAGCGACTGTTGGCAGAGCTGGAGCAGGAACGCCCGGGGGTTGTGTtgcagcagctgcagctgcactGGACCAGGCACCCTGACTTGCCTCCTGCCCACTTCCGAAAGATGTGGGCTCTGGCCACGGGGCTGAGCTCAGAGGCCATCCGCCAGGAGTGCCGCTGGGCCTGGGCGCGGTGCCAGGACACCTGGCTGGCCCTGGACCAAAAGCTTGAGGCTTCACTGAAGCTACCACCGGTGGGCAGTACAGCTAGCCTGTGTGTCAGCCAGGTCCCCGCTGCACCTGCCCACCCTCCCCTGAGGAAGGCCTACAGCTTCGATCGGAATCTGGGGCAGAGTCTCAGTGAACCTGCCCGCCACTGCCACCATGCGGCCACTATTGCTGCCTGCCGCAgaccagaggctggaggaggtgcCCTGCCCCAGGCATCCCCTACTGTGCCTCCACCAGGCAGCTCTGACCCCAGGAGCCCCAACAG GCTACAGCTGGTGCTGGCAGAGATGGTGGCCACGGAGCGGGAGTATGTCCGGGCTCTAGAGTACACTATGGAAAACTATTTCCCCGAGCTGGATCGCCCCGATGTGCCCCAGGGCCTCCGCGGCCAGCGTGCCCACCTCTTTGGAAACCTGGAGAAGCTGCGGGACTTCCACTGCCACTTCTTCCTGCGTGAGCTGGAGGCTTGCACCCGGCACCCACCACGAGTGGCCTATGCCTTCCTGCGCCAC AGGGTGCAGTTTGGGATGTACGCACTCTACAGCAAGAATAAGCCTCGCTCCGATGCCCTGATGTCAAGCTATGGGCACACCTTCTTCAAG GACAAGCAGCAAGCACTGGGGGACCACTTGGACCTGGCCTCCTACCTGCTAAAGCCCATCCAGCGCATGGGCAAGTACGCACTGCTGCTGCAGGAGCTGGCACGGGCCTGCGGGGGCCCCACGCAGGAGCTCAGTGCGCTGCGGGAGGCCCAGAGCCTTGTGCACTTCCAGCTGCGGCACGGAAACGACCTGCTGGCCATGGACGCCATCCAGGGCTGTGAT GTTAACCTCAAGGAACAGGGGCAGCTGGTGCGACAGGACGAGTTTGTGGTGCGCACTGGGCGCCACAAGTCCGTGCGCCGCATCTTCCTTTTTGAGGAGCTGCTGCTCTTCAGCAAGCCTCGCCATGGGCCCACAGGGGTTGACACGTTTGCCTACAAGCGCTCCTTCAAG ATGGCAGACCTTGGTCTCACTGAGTGCTGTGGGGACAGCAACCTGCGCTTCGAGATCTGGTTCCGCCGCCGCAAGGCCAGGGACACCTTTGTGCTGCAGGCCTCCAGCCTGGCCATCAAGCAGGCCTGGACGGCTGACATCTCCCGCCTGCTTTGGAGGCAGGCCGTCCACAACAAGG AGGTGCGTATGGCTGAGATGGTGTCCATGGGTGTGGGGAACAAGGCCTTCCGAGACATTGCTCCCAGCGAGGAAGCCATCAACGACCGTACCGTCAACTATGTCCTGAAGTGCCGAG AAGTTCGCTCTCGGGCGTCCATTGCCGTGGCCCCGTTTGACCATGACAGCCTCTACCTGGGGGCCTTGAACTCCCTTCCTGGAAACCCTGCCTCTTGCTCTGTTCTGGGGTCCCTCAACCTGCACCTGTACAGAGACCCAGCTCTTCTGGGTCTCCGCTGTCCCCTGTATCCCAACTTCTCAGAGGAATCagcactggaggctgaggcagagctggGCGGCCAGCCCTCTTTGA CTGCTGAGGACTCAGAGGTCTCGTCCCAATGCCCATCAGCCAGTGGCTCCAGTGGCTCTGACAGCAGCTGTGTGTCACGGCAGGCCCTGGGTAGGGGCCTCGAGGACTTACCCTGT GTCTGA